The genomic DNA TCACCACCCCAGCCGAAATGCAGTGCCGCTCCGACGCGATTCGCCGGGCGGGTAAGCGCATCGCTTTCATCCCCACGATGGGGTTTCTCCACGAAGGGCATCTCAGCCTGATGCGCGAGGGCCGGGGCCGCGCCGAAGTGGTGGTGGCGTCGATTTTCGTCAACCCCACCCAGTTCGGGCCCAACGAGGATTTCGGCCGCTATCCGCGGGCCTTCGAGCGCGATTGCGAATTGATGAAGGACGTGCCGGTCGACTTCGTCTTCGCGCCGGAGCCCGAGGCGATGTATCCGGCGGGCGCGCAGACCTGGGTCGAGGCGGCGGAAATCACCAGGGGACTTTGCGGAGCGCATCGTCCGGGCCACTTCCGCGGCGTTACCACGGTGGTCGCCAAGCTGTTCAACATCGTCAAGCCGCACTACGCGATGTTCGGCGAGAAGGATTTTCAGCAGTTGCGCGCGATTCAGCGGATGGTCAGGGACCTCAATTTCGATCTCGAGATCGTTCCGATGCCGACCGTGCGCGAGGCCGACGGGCTCGCGATGAGCTCGCGCAACGCCTATCTCTCGCCCGAGGAGCGCAAGCGCGGCCTCAGCCTGAGCGCGGCGCTCGAGGCCGCGCGCCGCGAGTTCGCCGCCGGCGCTCGCGATCCGCGAGTGCTGGTGCGTACCGCATGCGCGGTGCTGAGCGCGACGGCTGAGCTGAGGATCGAGTACATCGAGGCGGTCGATTCCGAGTCGCTCGCGGAGATTTCGCATATCGAACGGCCCGTGGTGCTCGCGATTGCGGCGCACGTGGGCAAAACGCGGCTTATCGACAACGCGGTGTTTTCGCCACTTCCGGCGTAGTTTCTGGTATAAGGACGAGCGAAGGCGTTAGTTTGAACCGCGGCGCGATTCGCCCCCGGGCGGCGGAGCTGCGCCGGGAGGGGATCGAGCGCATGGACGAACCGTCGCGCGAAGAATTCTCCGAGCAAAACCTTCCCCCGCCAGCCGGCACCATATTTGTGATGGGAGCGTACATGGTGGTGCTGGCCTTGGGATGGGCTGCGATGTTCTGGCTGCTGGTGGACCGGTAGATGGAACGTTACGAGCGGGCCTTCCTCGCGGCGAGCGCCGTGGTCCTGGTGATTTTCCTTGCCGCGCTCGCTTACAGCAGCGTCGCGATGGGTATTCACCTTCCCTCCCATAACGCGATGATCCATTACCAGGCAGGCGACAAGCTTCGCATGGTCCTGCGCCATACGCCGCCCTTCGATCACCTGGGAGTGCGCGAGATCGCACCCGGGAAATATCAGGCGGTGGTGATCGGGCGGGTGTGGGATTTCATGCCGAGCGAAATCGACGTTCCGGTCGGCGCCGAAGTCAGCTTCGTCGCGACCTCGGCCGACGTAATCCACGGCTTCTTCATCGCCGGCACGCGGGTCAACATGATGCTCATACCCGGGTACGTTTCCGAGTTCGATTATCGCTTCACCCGGCCCGGCGAATACCTGCTGATTTGCGAAGAGTACTGCGGCCATCTGCATCACACGATGTCCGGCAAGGTGGTGGTCAAATGAGCACCGCCATCGTCGCCGAGCCGTCGGGCTTCTCGCTGCCGAAAAGCCAGCTTAACGCCGTCCGTTGGAACCTCTATTTCGGATTTGCGGTGCTTGCCGTCGGGGTCGTTATGGGCCTGGAGCAGGCGCTCAACTATGACCGCGTGGGAATCATCCAGCACTACCCGGTGGTGAAATCCTACTACCAGGGATTGACTATTCACGGCGTATTCAACGCGCTCGTGCTGACTACTGCGTTCGCCAACGGTTTCATCACACTGACGACCGCGCGCGGCCTCGGGCGCAAGCTCAACAACGCGCTGGTGCAGGCCGCGTGGTGGACGCTGTTCGTCGGTTCGCTGATGGCCGCGTATGCGATGCTCGTCGGCAAAGCCTCGGTGCTCTATACCTTCTATCCACCGCTGCGCGCCGATTGGACATTTTATCTGGGCCTCGCGCTGGTGGTAATCAGCAGTTGGCTAATCTCCGCGGCCCAGCTCGCTGCGCTCCGTGAGTGGCGCCGCGAGCATCCGGGAGCACGGGTGCCGCTGCTCGCCTTCATGTCGATCGCGACTTACGTGATGTGGGATATCGCGTCGGCCGGGCTCGCGGTCGAAGTAGTGGTTTTGCTGCTGCCGTGGTCGCTGGGATTGCTTCCGGGCGTCGATCCGATGCTTTCGCGAACGCTGTTCTGGTTCACCGGGCATCCGATCGTCTATTTCTGGCTGCTGCCGATTTACGTCTCGTGGTACGGGTTGATTCCGCGCCAGACTGGGGGAGTGCTCTTCAGCGACACGCTCACGCGGGTCGCCTTTGTCCTGTTCATCCTGCTGGTGCCGGTCGGTTTTCATCATCAGTTCGTCGATCCGGGCGTATCGCAGGGCATGAAGTTCACCGTCGCTACTCTGACCTTTGCAATTTTCTTTCCCAGCCTGATGACCGCGTTTGCGGTGATGTACGCGCTGGAAATCGCAGGACGCCGGCGCGGCGGCGGCGGGCGGATCGGATGGTTCTTCAAGATCCCATGGTCCGATCCGTCGGTGGCCGCGCAGGTGCTGGCGATGATCGCATTCCTCCTGGGCGGCATCTCCGGGCTGATGAACGGGAGCTTCACCATGAACCTGGAGATTCACAACACCGCGTTCATCCCCGGACATTTTCATCTTACTATCGGCTGTGCGGTGGCTCTCTCCTACGTCGGAATTGCTTACTGGCTGATACCGTATCTCGAAGGGCGCGAGCTGTGGTCGCCGCGGGCAGCGCTGGTTCAGGCTTTTTCATATTTTTTCGGAGTGATGATTTTTTCGCACGGTCTGATGGCGGGCGGCGTGATGGGGATGCCGCGGCGCACGGATATGGTGCACGCCTCTTATTGGCTGCCCGAATGGCGAATTCCGGGAATCATGACCGCGATCGGCGGGTCGCTGATGTTCGCGAGCATGATGCTGTTCTTCCTGATCGTGGTGATGACGGTGTCTGCCGGCAGGAAAGCCCAGCCGGGCGACCTGCCGTTCACTGCGACCGTTCAGCCGCCGCCCACCGCCGGATGGCAGCCGCGGCTCGACCGGCTAAGCTACTGGGTGCTCGCCTCGGTCGCACTGTCGCTCGCGGTCTATGGCCCGTTCCTGGTCGCGCACTTTCCGCCTAACCTTGCGAGCGCCGGCCTGCTGTATCCCTAGAGTCTCACGCCCTCCCCCAAGACAAATGGGGGAGGGGAATTGTGAAGACCTTCGCGCCAAAAATCGCGGACGGATCTTTCTAGTAGTAATCGACCGGGTCGATCTGCCGCTTCGCGCCGTACCAGAAGAGCATGTTCTCGGTCAGCCCCTGCCAGGTGAACTTGCCCGGCGGCATCAGCAGCCGCTTGAACATCGACTTGAACGAGTAGAACTCCTTGGTACAGCGCCAGACGCCCTCTTCGACCTGCTGCGGCGAGAGTTTGTTGGGCACGAACATGCAGCGGAAGTTGTTGGTGTACATGTCGGCGTCGGGGATGATCACGCGGCCTTCCTGCTCCAGCTTGGTGCGCATCGGCGTCCCTTTGCGCGGAGTGACCGTGTTGAAAAACGCCTCGGGCGCCTTGACTTCGTGCAGGAAGGCGAGGGTGTCATCGAAAATCCGCGGATGGTCTTCTTCGAGCCCGAAAAGGAAATTCAGCGAATAGTAAATCCCGTAATGCTCGAGGCGCTTCAGGAGCTTTTTGTAGTCCTTGGCGTGGTTCTGGATCTTGCTCATCGAGAGCAGGCTGTCCTGACTTATCGATTCGACCCCGATGTTGACGTGGAA from Candidatus Binataceae bacterium includes the following:
- the panC gene encoding pantoate--beta-alanine ligase, whose product is TTPAEMQCRSDAIRRAGKRIAFIPTMGFLHEGHLSLMREGRGRAEVVVASIFVNPTQFGPNEDFGRYPRAFERDCELMKDVPVDFVFAPEPEAMYPAGAQTWVEAAEITRGLCGAHRPGHFRGVTTVVAKLFNIVKPHYAMFGEKDFQQLRAIQRMVRDLNFDLEIVPMPTVREADGLAMSSRNAYLSPEERKRGLSLSAALEAARREFAAGARDPRVLVRTACAVLSATAELRIEYIEAVDSESLAEISHIERPVVLAIAAHVGKTRLIDNAVFSPLPA
- a CDS encoding cytochrome c oxidase subunit II is translated as MERYERAFLAASAVVLVIFLAALAYSSVAMGIHLPSHNAMIHYQAGDKLRMVLRHTPPFDHLGVREIAPGKYQAVVIGRVWDFMPSEIDVPVGAEVSFVATSADVIHGFFIAGTRVNMMLIPGYVSEFDYRFTRPGEYLLICEEYCGHLHHTMSGKVVVK
- a CDS encoding cbb3-type cytochrome c oxidase subunit I codes for the protein MSTAIVAEPSGFSLPKSQLNAVRWNLYFGFAVLAVGVVMGLEQALNYDRVGIIQHYPVVKSYYQGLTIHGVFNALVLTTAFANGFITLTTARGLGRKLNNALVQAAWWTLFVGSLMAAYAMLVGKASVLYTFYPPLRADWTFYLGLALVVISSWLISAAQLAALREWRREHPGARVPLLAFMSIATYVMWDIASAGLAVEVVVLLLPWSLGLLPGVDPMLSRTLFWFTGHPIVYFWLLPIYVSWYGLIPRQTGGVLFSDTLTRVAFVLFILLVPVGFHHQFVDPGVSQGMKFTVATLTFAIFFPSLMTAFAVMYALEIAGRRRGGGGRIGWFFKIPWSDPSVAAQVLAMIAFLLGGISGLMNGSFTMNLEIHNTAFIPGHFHLTIGCAVALSYVGIAYWLIPYLEGRELWSPRAALVQAFSYFFGVMIFSHGLMAGGVMGMPRRTDMVHASYWLPEWRIPGIMTAIGGSLMFASMMLFFLIVVMTVSAGRKAQPGDLPFTATVQPPPTAGWQPRLDRLSYWVLASVALSLAVYGPFLVAHFPPNLASAGLLYP